The following coding sequences lie in one Bartonella sp. DGB1 genomic window:
- a CDS encoding gamma-glutamyl-gamma-aminobutyrate hydrolase family protein, giving the protein MSHRPLVAVPADNILYQHCEKYAISKQYLNSLFELANVSPIIIPPLLHKNVADILKYVNGILLTGAVSNVHPSRYNSPVTEQHQPFDEERDAISFSMIDYALKYNLPILGVCRGLQELNTYLGGTLSNDIQELDGKIDHRSCDSTNISERFKIKHTVNIVPNRLLDNIINQKSISVNSLHRQAIDVLADKLQIEAIATDNTIEAVSMKDTEQFILAFQWHPEYWYNNEAISKKIFAAFSKAIYEDYTRKN; this is encoded by the coding sequence ATGTCACACCGACCTTTAGTAGCAGTACCAGCAGATAATATTCTATACCAGCATTGTGAAAAATATGCTATCAGCAAACAATATCTAAATTCTTTATTCGAACTAGCTAATGTTTCTCCTATTATTATACCACCCTTGCTTCATAAAAATGTTGCTGATATTCTAAAATATGTAAATGGTATTCTACTAACTGGAGCTGTTTCCAATGTGCATCCTTCTCGTTATAATAGTCCTGTTACTGAACAGCATCAACCCTTTGACGAAGAAAGAGACGCTATATCTTTTTCTATGATAGATTATGCTTTAAAATATAATTTACCTATTTTAGGTGTTTGCCGTGGTCTACAAGAATTAAATACCTATTTAGGTGGTACTTTATCTAACGACATCCAGGAATTAGATGGTAAAATCGACCATCGTTCATGTGACTCTACTAATATTAGTGAACGTTTTAAAATCAAACATACTGTAAATATTGTTCCTAATAGATTATTGGATAATATTATTAATCAAAAAAGTATTTCTGTAAATTCTCTTCATCGTCAAGCTATTGATGTTCTAGCAGATAAATTACAAATTGAAGCAATAGCAACAGATAATACAATTGAAGCAGTTAGCATGAAAGATACTGAGCAATTCATTTTAGCTTTCCAATGGCATCCAGAATATTGGTACAATAATGAAGCAATATCTAAAAAAATATTTGCTGCATTCAGTAAAGCGATATATGAAGATTACACTAGAAAAAACTGA